A genomic stretch from Setaria viridis chromosome 1, Setaria_viridis_v4.0, whole genome shotgun sequence includes:
- the LOC117859640 gene encoding pentatricopeptide repeat-containing protein At4g20770, with amino-acid sequence MANLAAQLAAVLQACIKRSGGPKPSRAHAKTAHARVLAAGLAADTFLLNRLVELYSLSGLPCHALRAFRALPHPNVYSYNAAISTACRAGDLAAARDLLVRMPERNAVSWNTVISAVARSDSPGDALAMYEGMLQEGLAPTHFTLASVLSACGAMAALDVGRRCHGLAVKVGLDGNQFVENALLGMYTKCGSVADAVRLFDGMASPNEVSFTAMMGGLAQSGAVDSALRLFARMSRIGVRVDPVAVSSVLGACAQARTDEYSIVRAIRLGQSIHALVVRKGFGSDLHVGNSLMDMYAKCMEVGEAMKVFESMPSVSIVSWNILITGYGQVGLYAKAMEVLDLMQESGFEPNEVTYSNMLASCIKARDVPSARVMFDKISKPSVTTWNTLLSGYCQEELHQDTIELFRRMQHQNVQPDRTTLAVILSSCSRLGILELGKQVHSASVRLLLHNDMFVANGLVDMYSKCGQVGVAQIIFSKMTERDVVCWNSMISGLAIHSLNEEAFDFFKQMRENGMFPTESSYASMINSCARLSSIPQGRQIHAQVLKDGYEQNVYVGSALIDMYAKCGNMDDARLFFDYMSAKNIVAWNEMIHGYAQNGLGEKAVELFEYMLTTKEQPDSVTFIAVLTGCSHAGLVDEAIAFFNSMESNYGITPLVEHYTCLIDALGRAGCFVEVEAVIDKMPCKDDPIIWEVLLAACVVHHNAELGEYAAKHLFRLDPKNPSPYVLLSNIYASLGRHGDASAVRALMSSRGVVKGRGYSWIDHKDGARAFMVADDLGTNVGELTMFSDDEDTSGISEVHRDETCAG; translated from the coding sequence CGCGCTCCGCGCCTTCCGCGCGCTGCCCCACCCCAACGTCTACTCCTACAACGCCGCGATCTCGACGGCCTGCCGCGCgggggacctcgccgccgcccgggatCTGCTCGTCAGAATGCCCGAACGGAACGCCGTCTCCTGGAACACCGTTATCTCCGCCGTCGCGCGGTCGGACTCCCCTGGGGACGCGCTGGCGATGTACGAGGGGATGCTCCAGGAGGGCCTCGCGCCGACGCACTTCACGCTCGCCAGCGTGCTGAGCGCGTgcggcgccatggccgcgctCGACGTCGGGAGGCGCTGCCACGGGCTCGCCGTCAAGGTCGGGCTCGACGGAAACCAGTTCGTCGAGAACGCGCTCCTCGGCATGTACACCAAGTGCGGGAGCGTTGCTGATGCCGTCAGGCTGTTCGACGGGATGGCTAGCCCGAACGAGGTGTCGTTCACGGCGATGATGGGTGGGCTGGCACAGAGTGGGGCCGTCGACAGTGCGCTCAGGTTGTTTGCACGGATGAGCAGGATCGGAGTCCGTGTTGATCCGGTGGCTGTCTCTAGTGTTCTCGGTGCGTGTGCGCAAGCTCGCACTGATGAGTACAGTATTGTTCGTGCAATCAGGCTTGGACAGTCCATTCATGCATTGGTTGTCAGAAAAGGGTTTGGATCGGACCTACACGTTGGAAACTCGTTGATGGATATGTATGCGAAGTGCATGGAGGTGGGTGAGGCCATGAAAGTCTTCGAGTCAATGCCCAGCGTCAGTATCGTTTCTTGGAACATCCTTATAACTGGATACGGCCAGGTGGGTCTCTATGCGAAGGCCATGGAAGTGCTGGACCTCATGCAAGAGTCAGGTTTTGAGCCCAATGAGGTCACTTACAGTAACATGCTTGCCTCTTGTATTAAGGCGAGGGATGTTCCATCTGCTCGTGTAATGTTTGACAAGATATCAAAGCCAAGTGTGACTACTTGGAACACTCTATTATCTGGTTACTGCCAGGAGGAACTGCATCAAGACACAATTGAGTTGTTCAGGAGGATGCAGCATCAAAACGTGCAGCCTGACAGGACAACTTTGGCTGTGATCCTTAGCTCATGCTCTAGATTAGGAATTTTGGAACTGGGCAAGCAAGTACATTCTGCTTCAGTAAGACTTTTGCTTCACAACGACATGTTTGTTGCAAATGGTCTGGTGGATATGTATTCAAAATGTGGTCAGGTTGGTGTTGCTCAGATCATTTTCAGTAAGATGACAGAGAGAGATGTGGTATGTTGGAATTCCATGATCTCAGGTTTGGCTATCCATTCTTTGAATGAAGAGGCCTTCGATTTCTTCAAGCAGATGCGAGAAAATGGAATGTTCCCCACAGAATCATCCTATGCTAGCATGATCAACTCATGTGCTAGATTGTCATCCATACCTCAAGGTAGGCAGATACATGCACAGGTTCTAAAAGATGGTTATGAGCAGAATGTCTATGTTGGCAGTGCCCTGATCGACATGTATGCTAAATGTGGCAACATGGATGATGCACGCCTTTTCTTTGACTACATGAGTGCGAAGAACATAGTGGCATGGAATGAGATGATACATGGGTATGCTCAGAATGGTCTTGGAGAGAAAGCCGTAGAATTGTTTGAGTATATGTTAACCACAAAAGAGCAGCCAGACAGTGTGACTTTCATTGCTGTTCTGACAGGATGCAGTCACGCAGGTCTGGTTGATGAAGCCATTGCATTCTTTAATTCCATGGAGAGCAATTATGGGATTACACCGTTAGTTGAGCATTACACTTGCCTCATAGATGCACTTGGGCGGGCTGGTTGTTTTGTTGAGGTTGAGGCTGTAATAGATAAAATGCCATGCAAGGATGATCCTATAATATGGGAAGTTCTACTAGCTGCCTGTGTGGTACATCACAACGCTGAATTGGGAGAATATGCAGCAAAGCATCTGTTCCGCCTTGACCCAAAGAATCCATCACCTTATGTGCTTCTATCAAACATATATGCTTCCTTGGGCAGGCATGGCGACGCATCAGCTGTTAGGGCACTAATGAGTAGTCGTGGTGTTGTGAAAGGCCGTGGATACAGCTGGATAGATCACAAGGATGGTGCTCGTGCCTTTATGGTGGCTGATGATCTTGGAACAAATGTTGGAGAATTGACAATGTTTAGTGATGATGAAGACACTTCTGGGATTTCAGAAGTGCACCGAGACGAAACATGTGCCGGCTGA
- the LOC117859651 gene encoding thiosulfate/3-mercaptopyruvate sulfurtransferase 1, mitochondrial encodes MAQDDPVVSAQWLHQHLGAPDVKVLDASWYMPVENRNPWEEYQVAHIPGAVFFDIDAIVDRTTDLPHMLPSEEAFAAAVSALDIKNQDKVIVYDGKGFFSAPRVWWMFRVFGHNNVWVLDGGLPQWRASGFDLGSASPDDAVLKSKAASKAVERVYNSEPTNIITFQTEFQPRLLWTLEKVAHNVAAKTYQQVDARSKGRFDGVAPEPREGVRSGHIPGSKCVPFPEMFDGAPRLLSADELRQKFQQAGISLDHPIVVSCGSGVTACILALGLYRIGKHNVPVYDGSWTEWEAQSDSHYPKATTTA; translated from the exons ATGGCGCAGGATGATCCGGTTGTTTCTGCTCAGTGGCTGCACCAGCACCTAGGAGCGCCTGATGTTAAG GTTTTGGATGCTTCCTGGTACATGCCGGTAGAGAACAGGAATCCATGGGAAGAATACCAG GTGGCACATATCCCTGGCGCAGTTTTCTTCGACATAGATGCCATAGTCGATCGGACAACTGAT TTACCACACATGTTGCCATCAGAAGAGGCTTTTGCAGCAGCAGTTTCCGCGCTGGATATAAAAAACCAGGATAAAGTTATTGTTTATGATGGAAAAGGATTCTTTAGTGCGCCTCGTGTTTGGTG GATGTTTAGAGTTTTTGGGCACAATAATGTTTGGGTGCTAGATGGAGGTTTACCTCAGTGGCGAGCTTCAGGGTTTGATCTGGGAAGTGCCAGCCCTGATGATGCAGTACTGAAATCAAAAGCTGCCAGTAAGGCTGTTGAAAGAGTTTATAACAGTGAACCG ACAAATATAATCACCTTTCAGACTGAATTTCAACCCCGCCTATTATGGACACTGGAAAAG GTTGCACATAATGTCGCTGCTAAGACTTACCAACAAGTAGATGCCAGATCAAAGGGCAG ATTTGATGGTGTAGCGCCAGAACCACGGGAAGGAGTAAGAAGTGGACACATACCAGGAAGCAAATGTGTTCCATTCCCAGAG ATGTTTGATGGTGCACCAAGGCTTCTCTCCGCAGATGAGCTGAGgcaaaaatttcagcaagcag GAATTTCCCTTGACCACCCCATTGTTGTCAGTTGCGGATCTGGTGTAACTGCCTGCATACTTGCTCTG GGGCTCTATAGAATTGGAAAGCACAACGTTCCAGTTTATGATGGATCTTGGACAGAATGGGAAGCACAATCAGATTCTCATTACCCAAAAGCTACCACCACTGCTTAA
- the LOC117864159 gene encoding biotin--protein ligase 2: MPFPVRLTPPSTGAAAAAAAVGAVLAAVALRRYLSTSRPRPSASVTMSALSSCSSAAGAATTLVAYGRSPQDQELLASAAGSVALGEGVSAGEFAVALSYEGAGFDAGAYMGALRARRFGRWMLWSPRIGSTQDLIAQNFAKLPVGVVCVADVQFKGRGRSKNVWESPPGCLMFSFTSQMQDARKLPLMQYVVCLSMTEAIKELCRAKGLPELDVRIKWPNDLYLKGLKVGGILCTSSYEPKVYNICTGIGLNVDNEKPTTCLNAALQEASVISPRLKREDILAYFFNKFENLFEVFSNQGFQALEEQYYNSWLHSGQRVVVQDAHEGQSVDSVVTVQGLTPTGYLYAIGEDGKNYELHPDGNSFDFFTGLVRRKMEA; this comes from the exons ATGCCATTCCCCGTGCGCCTCACGCCGCCGTctaccggcgccgccgcggccgcagccgccgtcggggccgtgctcgccgccgtcgcgctccGCCGCTACCTATCCACTTCCCGCCCTCGGCCATCCGCCTCGGTGACCATGTCCGCgctcagcagctgcagcagcgccgccggagccgccacCACGCTCGTGGCGTACGGCAGGTCGCCGCAGGACCAGGAGCTCCTGGCCTCCGCGGCCGGTTCCGTCGCCCTGGGGGAGGGCGTGTCGGCCGGGGAGTTCGCCGTCGCGCTGTCCTATGAGGGCGCGGGGTTCGACGCGGGCGCGTACATGGGGGCGCTCCGGGCGCGGCGGTTCGGGAGGTGGATGCTCTGGTCACCGAGGATTGGCTCCACGCAGGACCTCATCGCACA GAACTTCGCAAAGCTGCCGGTGGGCGTTGTCTGCGTTGCTGACGTGCAGTTCAAAGGGAGAG GACGTTCGAAGAATGTGTGGGAATCACCACCAGGTTGTCTCATGTTCTCTTTCACATCACAGATGCAGGATGCACGGAAGTTGCCCCTTATGCAATATGTTGTCTGCCTTTCTATGACCGAAGCCATCAAGGAACTATGCCGTGCTAAG GGACTGCCAGAACTTGATGTAAGGATAAAGTGGCCTAATGATCTCTATCTGAAAGGATTAAAAGTTGGCGGCATTCTATGTACCTCGTCTTATGAACCAAAAGTCTACAATATCTGTACTG GTATTGGTTTAAATGTTGACAATGAGAAGCCTACCACATGCTTGAATGCTGCACTTCAAGAAGCAAGTGTTATATCACCCAGATTGAAACGAGAAGACATACTGGCATACTTCTTCAATAAATTCGAAAATCTTTTTGAGGTCTTCTCGAATCAAG GATTTCAGGCTCTTGAGGAGCAATACTATAACTCATGGCTCCATAG TGGCCAGAGAGTTGTCGTCCAAGATGCACATGAAGGCCAGTCTGTAGACAGTGTCGTCACTGTCCAG GGTTTAACACCAACTGGGTACTTGTATGCTATTGGTGAGGATGGCAAAAACTATGAGTTGCACCCAGATGGCAACAG CTTTGATTTCTTTACTGGATTGGTGAGGAGAAAGATGGAAGCTTAG
- the LOC117840648 gene encoding protein G1-like1 — MELAGVAAAADSPGAAAARPSRYESQKRRDWQTFGQYLRNHRPPLELGRCSGAHVLEFLRYLDQFGKTKVHAPGCPFFGHPSPPAPCPCPLRQAWGSLDALVGRLRAAFEEHGGRPEANPFGARAVRLYLREVRDSQAKARGIAYEKKRRKRHPPAHRQAKQQHDAAAAAGQHHHHHHHHQGAVAHAAVVVTERRAPADVADPPAPHFLIPHAHFLHGHFLAPVTEPADPAAGVVGGGGTGDDLVMAMAAAAEAHAAAAGYLMPLSVFH; from the coding sequence ATGGAGCTGGCCGGCGTCGCGGCTGCGGCGGACAgcccgggcgcggcggcggcgcggccgagcCGGTACGAGTCGCAGAAGCGGCGGGACTGGCAGACGTTCGGGCAGTACCTGCGcaaccaccggccgccgctggaGCTTGGCCGGTGCAGCGGCGCTCACGTGCTCGAGTTCCTGCGCTACCTGGACCAGTTCGGCAAGACCAAGGTGCACGCGCCGGGGTGCCCCTTCTTCGggcacccgtcgccgccggcgccgtgcccgtgcccgctCCGGCAGGCCTGGGGCAGCCTCGACGCGCtcgtcggccgcctccgcgccgccttcGAGGAGCACGGCGGCCGGCCCGAGGCCAACCCCTTCGGCGCCCGCGCCGTCCGGCTCTACCTCCGCGAGGTCCGCGACAGCCAGGCCAAGGCGCGCGGCATCGCCTACGAGAAGAAGCGCCGCAAGCGCCACCCGCCGGCGCACCGGCAGGCCAAGCAGcagcacgacgccgccgccgccgccggccagcaccaccaccaccaccaccaccaccaggggGCTGTGGCGCACGCCGCGGTGGTGGTGACCGAGAGGCGCGCCCCGGCGGACGTGGccgatccgccggcgccgcactTCCTGATCCCGCACGCGCACTTCCTCCACGGCCACTTCCTGGCGCCGGTCACCGAGCCGGCCGACCCCGCCGCgggcgtcgtcggcggcggcggcaccggggatgacctggtgatggcaatggcggccgccgccgaggcgcacgcggccgcggccgggtaCCTGATGCCGCTGTCCGTGTTCCACTAG